Proteins found in one Pyrus communis chromosome 15, drPyrComm1.1, whole genome shotgun sequence genomic segment:
- the LOC137717418 gene encoding plasma membrane ATPase 4-like, with the protein MQEKFHVRSLRDRPEQMMAALYLQVSIVSQALIFVTRSRSWSFVERPGLLLLGAFMVAQLVATLIAVYANWGFARIKGAGWGWAGVIWLYSIVTYFPLDFLKFAIRYIQSGKAWNNLLENKTAFTTKKDYGKEEREAQWAAAQRTLHGLQPPETNNLFNEKNSYRELSEIAEQAKRRAEVARLRELHTLKGHVESVVKLKGLDIDTIQQHYTV; encoded by the exons atgCAGGAAAAGTTTCATGTGAGATCTTTGAGGGATAGGCCTGAGCAAATGATGGCGGCGTTGTACTTACAAGTGAGTATTGTGAGCCAAGCTCTTATTTTCGTCACAAGGTCTCGTAGCTGGTCTTTTGTTGAACGCCCTGGACTTCTCTTACTTGGAGCTTTCATGGTTGCTCAACTG GTTGCAACTCTCATAGCAGTCTATGCAAACTGGGGTTTTGCACGGATAAAGGGAGCTGGCTGGGGGTGGGCTGGTGTCATCTGGCTTTACAGTATAGTGACATATTTCCCTCTTGACTTTCTTAAATTCGCAATCCGATACATTCAAAGCGGAAAAGCGTGGAATAATCTTTTGGAGAACAAG ACTGCCTTCACTACAAAGAAAGATTATggaaaggaggagagagaagcacAGTGGGCTGCAGCGCAGAGGACCCTTCACGGTCTTCAGCCACCTGAAACGAACAATCTTTTCAATGAGAAGAACAGTTACAGGGAGCTTTCCGAGATTGCAGAACAAGCCAAGAGGAGGGCTGAGGTTGCAAG GCTTCGTGAGTTGCATACGCTGAAGGGTCATGTTGAGTCAGTTGTGAAGCTGAAAGGACTCGACATCGATACAATTCAACAGCATTATACAGTTTGA